Sequence from the Candidatus Reconcilbacillus cellulovorans genome:
CTTTGGCTCGAAGCATCGTCAGCGCATTAACCCGTTATCCGACCATCCGAGAAATTTGGATTTTGGGTTGCAACGATTACATCTGCCACCATCATTCTATTCCGTTGAAAACCAAAGACTCTACAGCCGATGTAGTATCTTATTTGATTTCCCATCAATCCGGGTTGCCTGCGGAACGTTGGTTGAACGTCTCAACCGACCCGACAGCAGCGGTGCTCGAGACAGCCGATCTGCTCCGCAACCACCCTCTGCTTCCGGAAGGGGTCTCCGTCATGGTGGCTTTTATCGAAGTGAAGGACGGCGGCTAGCCGTCCCGAAACGCCGCCCACGAATCGAGTTTCCGTCCCGAAAAATCGAACAGCGTCAAATTCGTCCAGTTGTTCGCGTGCCCGACCGACCACTCCCGCTTGACGGGAATCCAGCACGGTTCCCAGTAATAAAATCCGGTTCCCAACCCCCGCGGCGTATCCGCGACCACGGCAGCCAGATCGAGCAGAAACCGCCGCTGCCCCTCGACGCTCGCAGGATAGCCGGCGTGAAGCTGCGACGGTTCCGCCACGATGAGCGGATGTTCCGGCGGCGCTTCCAGCGTCCACGGATACGCCGTCTCGACGACGACGAGCGGCTTGCCGAACCCGGCCGCCAAAGCCTCGAGCGTCGCCCGCAGATCGTTCAGCGTCCCATGCCACCACGGATAATACGACAGCCCGATCACATCGTACTCGACGTCGAACCGCCCCAGCCGTTCGAAAAACCGGCACGCCCCCTCGCGATCGCCGCCGCGGTCGATGTGTACCATGACTTGCGCCGACGGCAGCGCGTCGCGGACGGCGCGGATGCCGGCACCGAGCAGCTCCGCGAACTTGCGCCACTGTTCGTCCGTATCGAAAGCCCCGTCGACGCGCCCGTCGTCCCACAAGAAACCCGGCGTGATCTCATTGCCCACCTGCACCTCGTCCGGCGCCGCACCGTTACGCGACAGTTCGCGGAGCACGTCGAACGTATACCAATAGACCGCTTCGCACAGCTTTCCGAACGACAAACGCTCCCACGCCTTCGGCTTATATTGCTTCGCCGGATCCGCCCAGCCGTCCGAATAATGAAAATCGAGCAAAAACCGGAAACCTCGCGTCTTGATCCGCCGTCCCATGGCGACCGTCCGCTCCAGATTGCAAAACCCGCCCGGCGGATCGTTCCAGAGGCGAAGACGCGCGGCGTTAACCCCGCTTCGCCGCAAAATCGCCAGGACGTCCTCCGGCTTGCCGCCGTCGACGTCGCGAAACGTCCCTCC
This genomic interval carries:
- a CDS encoding antitoxin — translated: MGVLSIRGADVSFVDEIEQAGGTFRDVDGGKPEDVLAILRRSGVNAARLRLWNDPPGGFCNLERTVAMGRRIKTRGFRFLLDFHYSDGWADPAKQYKPKAWERLSFGKLCEAVYWYTFDVLRELSRNGAAPDEVQVGNEITPGFLWDDGRVDGAFDTDEQWRKFAELLGAGIRAVRDALPSAQVMVHIDRGGDREGACRFFERLGRFDVEYDVIGLSYYPWWHGTLNDLRATLEALAAGFGKPLVVVETAYPWTLEAPPEHPLIVAEPSQLHAGYPASVEGQRRFLLDLAAVVADTPRGLGTGFYYWEPCWIPVKREWSVGHANNWTNLTLFDFSGRKLDSWAAFRDG